One window of the Flexibacter flexilis DSM 6793 genome contains the following:
- a CDS encoding SF0329 family protein, protein MQWSKLKQKMEENFAPSVQGRVHVFATRYTTGSYYMVRAWLTLDKVEIVNFSTPDNGNRFGWDTPAIHERIAPEERHTDQAAEKGEFSREDFFDACWEYTNTSIEAAHESQNPIIQAFAMLDRRTGKRRLQKVVPETLHPLPLQLWKLRCECEGL, encoded by the coding sequence ATGCAATGGAGCAAACTCAAACAAAAAATGGAAGAAAACTTTGCGCCGAGCGTGCAAGGCAGGGTTCATGTTTTTGCAACGCGCTACACGACAGGCAGTTATTATATGGTTCGGGCTTGGCTTACGCTCGACAAAGTCGAAATCGTTAATTTTTCGACACCCGACAACGGTAACCGTTTCGGCTGGGATACGCCCGCCATACATGAGCGCATCGCTCCCGAAGAACGCCATACAGACCAAGCCGCCGAAAAAGGGGAGTTTTCCAGAGAAGATTTTTTTGATGCTTGTTGGGAATATACCAACACGAGTATAGAGGCCGCACACGAAAGCCAAAATCCTATTATTCAGGCATTTGCCATGCTCGACAGGCGCACAGGCAAACGCCGTTTGCAAAAAGTAGTTCCCGAAACATTGCACCCTTTGCCGCTCCAATTGTGGAAGCTGCGTTGTGAGTGCGAAGGGCTTTAG
- a CDS encoding response regulator: MAIKKKYKAVMLIDDNEIDNLINQKIIEASDVAEHILSHTGAKAALEFLRNVEKMASIKTDMLPEVIFLDVDMPLMDGFQFLDEFEKLSDDIKKHCGIVMLTSSINPQDLNKAKKSAYVKKYLNKPLTQDALDKLSV; the protein is encoded by the coding sequence ATGGCAATAAAAAAGAAATATAAAGCCGTAATGCTCATCGACGACAATGAGATTGATAACCTCATTAACCAAAAAATCATTGAGGCATCTGATGTTGCCGAGCATATTTTATCGCACACGGGTGCAAAAGCCGCACTTGAATTTTTAAGAAACGTAGAAAAAATGGCTTCCATCAAAACGGATATGTTGCCAGAAGTCATTTTTTTGGATGTGGATATGCCACTAATGGATGGGTTTCAATTTTTAGATGAATTTGAAAAACTTTCTGATGACATCAAAAAGCACTGTGGAATAGTAATGCTTACTTCTTCCATCAACCCACAAGACCTGAATAAAGCGAAGAAAAGTGCTTACGTCAAAAAATATTTGAATAAGCCTCTTACGCAAGATGCTTTAGACAAACTGAGCGTTTAG
- the mscL gene encoding large-conductance mechanosensitive channel protein MscL, with protein MGFVKEFKDFAVKGNVVDMAIGIIIGGAFGKIVSSLVEDVMMPPLGMLTSGLDFTRQKVVIQKEVIDAAGAISQPEVAIRYGNFIQVSINFLLVAMAVFFLVKVINRLRAAEEKAAEVTPPAPPAPPEPTTQEKLLMEIRDALRK; from the coding sequence ATGGGATTTGTAAAAGAGTTTAAAGATTTCGCTGTCAAAGGCAACGTAGTGGACATGGCCATCGGTATTATTATCGGTGGAGCTTTTGGTAAAATTGTATCGTCGTTGGTAGAAGATGTGATGATGCCACCATTGGGGATGCTCACTTCTGGACTGGATTTTACAAGACAAAAAGTAGTGATTCAGAAAGAAGTAATAGATGCCGCTGGTGCTATCAGCCAACCAGAAGTAGCCATTCGTTACGGTAATTTTATTCAGGTAAGTATTAACTTCCTGTTAGTGGCAATGGCCGTTTTCTTTTTGGTTAAAGTAATCAATCGCCTACGTGCTGCAGAAGAAAAAGCGGCGGAAGTAACGCCACCTGCTCCACCAGCACCGCCAGAGCCTACTACTCAAGAAAAATTATTGATGGAAATACGCGATGCACTGCGCAAATAA
- a CDS encoding M61 family metallopeptidase has product MFKTLYQTALLMLIPLAASVLAKAETSAQAPKLEYVLSVTEPHAHYFDVEINVSGLKQDYVDLKMAVWTPGSYLVREYARQVEGFKAENAGKSLGFDKINKNTWRVQTQNADKFSVKYRVYAYELTVRTSYVDATQGYLNGASVFMFLDKKQDLPSTLTVKPYATWKEITTALKPIGKDKWVLNVPNFDTLADSPIQLGNQTIFNFTASGIDHKVAMCGEGNYDIARLQADMKAVTEAAKDVVGEHPCTDYTFIVHNTPTGGGGLEHLNSTTLVTSKFGYQNPSSYEGFLSLVAHEYFHLWNVKRIRPKALGPFDYENENYTHLLWVSEGFTAYYDDYLVRRAGITTPEAFLNVVGSNFSYIENTPGSRYQSATESSFDAWIKYYRPTENSNNASISYYNKGGVVATILDLEILQSTGGTKSLDDVMRYLYQEYYKKQQRGFTDEEMQKAVELVAGKSMDEFFKKYIWGTDAINYGSYLAYAGLQLTDRFATRQEAYLGANASNQGGKLVVTSVVRNSPAYKSGIYVNDEIIAIDKYRVGSDLASNLANRKIGEKVKVLVSRGGVLETVELTLERNPVVSYQISRVSNPTAQQETIYKKWLRIK; this is encoded by the coding sequence ATGTTCAAAACGTTATATCAAACAGCTTTGCTTATGCTTATTCCGTTGGCAGCAAGCGTTTTGGCCAAAGCCGAAACATCCGCACAAGCCCCAAAGCTCGAATATGTGCTTTCTGTAACTGAGCCGCACGCCCATTATTTTGATGTGGAAATCAATGTGAGCGGCCTCAAACAAGATTATGTAGATTTGAAAATGGCCGTTTGGACTCCTGGTTCGTATTTGGTGCGCGAATACGCTCGCCAAGTGGAAGGTTTTAAGGCCGAAAACGCAGGCAAATCTTTAGGTTTTGACAAAATCAACAAAAATACGTGGCGCGTACAAACCCAAAACGCCGATAAATTTTCGGTAAAATATCGCGTGTATGCCTACGAACTTACCGTGCGTACCAGCTACGTGGATGCCACACAAGGCTACCTCAACGGCGCAAGTGTTTTTATGTTTTTGGACAAAAAACAAGACCTTCCGTCCACGCTTACCGTAAAGCCTTACGCGACTTGGAAAGAAATCACGACCGCGCTCAAACCTATTGGCAAAGACAAGTGGGTGTTGAATGTTCCGAATTTCGACACCTTGGCCGACTCTCCTATTCAGTTGGGCAACCAAACCATTTTTAACTTCACGGCTTCGGGCATCGACCACAAAGTAGCCATGTGCGGCGAAGGAAATTACGACATCGCACGCCTTCAGGCCGACATGAAAGCCGTAACGGAAGCCGCCAAAGATGTAGTTGGCGAACACCCTTGCACCGATTATACTTTTATCGTGCATAACACCCCGACAGGCGGCGGCGGTTTGGAGCACCTCAACTCTACTACCTTAGTAACCAGCAAATTTGGTTATCAAAACCCAAGCAGCTACGAAGGATTTTTGTCGTTGGTGGCGCACGAATATTTCCACCTTTGGAACGTAAAACGCATTCGTCCGAAAGCCTTAGGCCCATTCGATTACGAAAACGAAAATTATACGCATTTGCTTTGGGTATCGGAAGGCTTCACGGCTTACTACGATGATTATTTGGTACGTCGTGCGGGCATTACTACGCCAGAAGCATTTTTGAATGTGGTAGGTTCTAATTTTTCTTATATCGAAAACACACCTGGAAGCCGCTACCAGTCGGCAACCGAATCGAGCTTTGACGCTTGGATTAAATATTATCGCCCAACCGAAAACTCTAACAATGCGAGCATTTCGTACTACAACAAAGGCGGCGTAGTGGCTACTATTTTGGATTTAGAAATTTTGCAAAGCACTGGCGGCACAAAATCCCTTGACGATGTGATGCGTTACCTTTACCAAGAATATTACAAAAAACAACAACGCGGTTTTACGGACGAAGAAATGCAAAAAGCCGTTGAGTTGGTGGCAGGCAAAAGCATGGACGAGTTTTTCAAAAAATATATTTGGGGAACAGATGCCATTAACTACGGTTCGTATTTGGCTTATGCAGGCTTGCAACTGACAGACCGTTTTGCCACACGTCAAGAAGCCTATTTGGGAGCAAACGCTTCCAATCAGGGCGGGAAATTGGTGGTTACGTCGGTAGTTCGCAATAGTCCAGCCTACAAATCAGGTATTTATGTAAATGATGAAATCATTGCCATCGACAAATATCGCGTAGGTTCAGACCTTGCCAGCAACTTGGCCAACCGCAAAATTGGCGAAAAAGTGAAAGTATTGGTTTCGCGCGGTGGCGTATTGGAAACCGTAGAACTTACGTTGGAGCGTAACCCTGTGGTTAGCTACCAAATCTCTCGTGTGAGCAACCCAACAGCACAACAAGAAACGATTTACAAAAAATGGCTAAGAATTAAATAA
- a CDS encoding MBL fold metallo-hydrolase RNA specificity domain-containing protein: protein MKLTFWGAARQVTGSMFLLELDDDYRILIDCGTEMARDREESAEMNFRERQGLLFPFEPSLINLVLLTHAHIDHSGNLPNLIREGYEGQILCTSATYSLTKLLLMDSASLHRNKLKAIHGSRRSSKRSHQPPPDTSDMYLERHVDEAVERFVTIAFQQRFKVRHNMYVTFIPTGHLLGAANILVEIIEENGQTKRIGFSGDIGRHNYPLLPDPAPFPPVDYLICESTYGNRRHEAKGKPEDILADVIKRTCIDIPGRLIIPAFSVGRTQALLYTLNKLYSQESIAPIKVFSDSPMALQSTQIHQKYVKLLNADAQEFQEEHEELFDFENLHYVENMEQSRAVSSYHEPCIIISSSGMISGGRVEEHIRKNIQNPYCTILMIGFAAEGTLGYRLTNGQKTLRIGNKEVPVLANVERTDVFSGHADLDDLLSFVKQQKPTQLQKLFVVHGEYDTMLAFKQTLEQEGFGQVEIPKKGQAYIL from the coding sequence ATGAAATTAACATTTTGGGGAGCAGCCCGACAGGTAACTGGTAGTATGTTTTTGCTCGAACTCGACGACGACTACCGAATATTGATTGATTGCGGTACAGAAATGGCACGCGACCGCGAAGAATCTGCTGAAATGAACTTCAGAGAAAGACAAGGGTTGTTGTTTCCGTTTGAGCCTTCTCTTATTAATTTGGTGTTGCTCACGCACGCGCACATCGACCATTCGGGCAATCTCCCGAACCTTATCCGCGAAGGTTACGAAGGTCAAATCCTTTGTACATCAGCTACTTATTCGCTTACAAAATTATTGTTGATGGATTCGGCTTCTTTGCACCGCAACAAGCTGAAAGCCATTCATGGCAGCCGCCGCAGTTCCAAACGCAGCCATCAACCGCCGCCCGATACGTCGGATATGTACTTGGAACGCCACGTGGACGAAGCCGTAGAGCGTTTTGTTACGATTGCTTTTCAGCAACGCTTCAAAGTGCGCCACAATATGTACGTTACTTTTATCCCGACGGGGCATTTGTTGGGTGCGGCCAATATTTTGGTAGAAATAATTGAGGAAAATGGCCAGACCAAACGAATAGGATTTTCGGGGGATATTGGTCGCCATAATTATCCCTTGTTGCCAGACCCCGCGCCATTTCCGCCAGTTGATTATTTGATTTGCGAATCCACGTACGGCAACCGCCGCCACGAAGCCAAAGGCAAGCCAGAAGATATTTTGGCCGACGTGATTAAGCGTACTTGCATCGACATTCCAGGCCGTTTGATTATCCCTGCATTTAGTGTTGGGCGTACGCAAGCGTTGCTTTATACCTTGAATAAATTATATTCACAGGAAAGTATTGCACCAATCAAAGTGTTTTCGGATAGCCCAATGGCTTTGCAAAGCACCCAGATTCATCAAAAATATGTAAAACTGCTTAATGCCGACGCGCAAGAATTTCAGGAAGAACATGAGGAATTGTTTGATTTTGAGAACTTGCACTACGTGGAAAACATGGAGCAAAGTCGCGCCGTATCCAGTTATCACGAGCCTTGTATTATCATTTCTTCGTCGGGAATGATAAGCGGCGGAAGGGTAGAGGAGCATATTCGCAAGAATATTCAGAATCCATATTGTACTATTTTGATGATTGGTTTTGCGGCTGAGGGCACGCTGGGGTATCGCCTGACCAATGGCCAAAAAACATTGCGCATCGGAAACAAAGAAGTGCCTGTGTTGGCTAATGTGGAGCGCACGGACGTGTTTAGTGGCCATGCTGATTTGGACGACTTGTTAAGTTTTGTAAAACAGCAAAAACCGACTCAGCTACAAAAACTTTTTGTGGTTCATGGCGAATATGATACGATGTTGGCTTTCAAACAGACGCTTGAGCAAGAAGGATTTGGGCAAGTAGAAATCCCGAAGAAGGGGCAGGCCTATATTTTATAG
- the rpsH gene encoding 30S ribosomal protein S8 has product MTTDPIADYLTRLRNAIKANHRIVEIPASSIKKDITKVLYDQGYIQSYKFEDNAVQGTIKIALKYHPVTKQPAIVSLVRVSKPGLRKYVGTGNLPRVLSGLGVAVLSTSKGVVTDKQARDLNVGGEVLCYIY; this is encoded by the coding sequence ATGACAACTGATCCGATAGCCGATTATCTTACAAGATTGAGGAATGCCATCAAGGCAAACCACAGAATTGTAGAAATACCTGCTTCTAGCATTAAGAAGGACATTACAAAGGTATTGTATGACCAAGGGTATATTCAAAGCTATAAATTTGAAGATAATGCCGTGCAAGGTACTATCAAGATAGCTCTTAAGTATCACCCAGTAACGAAACAACCAGCCATCGTGAGCTTGGTTAGAGTAAGCAAGCCAGGCTTGCGTAAGTATGTAGGTACAGGAAACTTGCCACGTGTACTAAGTGGTTTGGGTGTGGCTGTGTTATCAACTTCTAAAGGAGTTGTTACAGACAAGCAAGCCCGCGATCTTAACGTAGGCGGAGAAGTATTGTGCTATATCTATTAA
- the rplF gene encoding 50S ribosomal protein L6: MSRIGKKPIDLPKGVEVSVSASNEVTVKGPKGALSQAVDSDIKVEVEGGQLVLTRPTEQKRHKAMHGLYRSLLGNMVKGVSEGYTIKLELVGVGFKAAMTGANLEMSLGYSHNIVMTLPQEIKAGAVTEKGKNPVVTLEGIDKQLIGQVAAKIRSLRQVEPYKGKGVRFVGEVVRRKAGKTSAK, translated from the coding sequence ATGTCAAGAATTGGAAAAAAGCCGATTGACCTTCCAAAAGGCGTAGAGGTATCGGTATCGGCTTCAAACGAGGTTACAGTAAAAGGACCTAAAGGTGCATTGTCGCAAGCGGTTGATTCTGATATTAAAGTAGAGGTAGAAGGTGGCCAATTGGTGCTTACTCGCCCTACTGAACAGAAAAGACACAAAGCCATGCACGGTCTATATCGCTCTTTGTTGGGAAACATGGTTAAGGGCGTAAGTGAAGGTTATACCATTAAGTTGGAATTGGTGGGTGTAGGTTTCAAAGCTGCGATGACAGGTGCAAACCTTGAAATGAGCTTAGGTTACTCTCACAACATCGTAATGACACTTCCTCAAGAAATTAAGGCAGGTGCTGTTACTGAAAAAGGTAAAAACCCAGTAGTTACATTGGAAGGAATTGACAAGCAATTGATTGGCCAAGTGGCTGCAAAAATCCGCTCGTTACGTCAAGTAGAGCCTTACAAAGGTAAAGGTGTTCGCTTCGTTGGTGAGGTGGTTAGAAGAAAAGCTGGTAAAACTTCCGCTAAATAA
- the rplR gene encoding 50S ribosomal protein L18 translates to MPSKKELRRLKIKASIRKKVSGTAVKPRLSVFRSNVHIYAQLIDDVSGRTLVSASSSELKDVKAPKVELSKSVGQKIAEKAVAAGVSEVVFDRNGYLYHGRVKAFAEGAREGGLKF, encoded by the coding sequence ATGCCAAGTAAAAAAGAACTTAGAAGACTAAAAATAAAGGCCAGTATCCGTAAAAAAGTAAGTGGTACTGCTGTCAAGCCTAGACTATCTGTTTTCAGAAGTAACGTTCACATCTACGCGCAATTGATTGACGACGTAAGTGGCCGTACTTTGGTGAGTGCTTCCTCTTCAGAATTGAAAGATGTGAAAGCACCTAAAGTGGAGCTATCAAAATCGGTAGGCCAGAAAATCGCTGAAAAAGCTGTAGCTGCTGGCGTTTCTGAAGTAGTATTTGACCGTAATGGCTATTTGTATCACGGTAGAGTAAAAGCATTTGCTGAAGGTGCTCGCGAAGGTGGGCTTAAATTCTAA
- the rpsE gene encoding 30S ribosomal protein S5, translated as MSQINLKSVKSSDIELKEKVVAINRVAKVVKGGRRFSFSAIVVVGDGHGVVGYGLGKANEVTDAITKGIDDAKKNLIKVPILKDTVPHEMHGKYSGGFVLLKPAAKGTGIIAGGAMRAVLESAGIKDVLAKSKGSSNPHNVVKATFDALARMRDPQTVAQHRAVSLTKVFNG; from the coding sequence ATGTCTCAAATCAATCTGAAATCTGTAAAATCAAGCGATATTGAGCTGAAAGAAAAAGTTGTGGCTATCAACCGCGTTGCAAAAGTGGTAAAAGGTGGTCGCCGTTTCAGTTTCTCTGCTATTGTTGTTGTTGGCGATGGTCATGGCGTAGTAGGTTACGGTTTAGGTAAAGCTAACGAAGTAACAGACGCAATCACTAAAGGTATCGACGACGCAAAAAAGAACTTAATTAAAGTTCCTATTCTAAAAGACACAGTTCCACATGAAATGCACGGTAAGTACAGCGGTGGTTTTGTTCTTTTGAAACCAGCTGCTAAAGGTACTGGTATTATTGCTGGTGGTGCGATGCGTGCCGTATTGGAAAGTGCTGGTATTAAAGACGTTTTGGCGAAATCAAAAGGTTCTTCTAACCCACACAACGTAGTAAAAGCTACTTTCGATGCACTTGCTCGTATGCGTGACCCACAAACAGTAGCACAGCATCGTGCAGTTTCCTTGACTAAAGTATTTAACGGGTAA
- the rpmD gene encoding 50S ribosomal protein L30 yields MAKVKITQVRSTIDKSHKQKATIVALGLGKINRSVEVEYTPQIAGMVNKVNHLVTVTEL; encoded by the coding sequence ATGGCAAAGGTAAAAATAACGCAAGTGCGTAGCACTATCGACAAATCCCACAAACAAAAAGCAACCATCGTTGCTTTGGGCTTGGGTAAAATCAACAGAAGCGTAGAGGTAGAATATACTCCTCAAATCGCTGGTATGGTGAATAAAGTTAATCACTTAGTAACTGTAACAGAATTATAA
- the rplO gene encoding 50S ribosomal protein L15, whose amino-acid sequence MNLHTIKPAAGSTKNIKRVGRGSGSGKGGTSTRGHKGANSRSGTKQKMGFEGGQMPLQRRVPKFGFTSPNRVEYKVINLDALQTLADTYSPSVIDTDFLKEHGMMSKNDLVKVLGRGEFKANVEVKAHAFSATAVASIEKAGGKATVL is encoded by the coding sequence ATGAATTTACATACTATCAAACCAGCCGCTGGTTCTACAAAGAACATCAAACGTGTAGGACGTGGTTCTGGCTCAGGTAAGGGTGGAACTTCGACACGTGGTCATAAAGGTGCAAACTCACGCTCTGGTACAAAACAGAAAATGGGTTTTGAAGGTGGTCAAATGCCTTTGCAACGCCGTGTACCTAAGTTTGGTTTCACAAGCCCTAACCGTGTAGAATACAAAGTTATCAACCTTGATGCTTTGCAAACACTTGCTGATACATATAGCCCATCTGTAATTGATACAGATTTCTTGAAAGAGCATGGCATGATGTCTAAGAACGATTTAGTAAAAGTTCTTGGTCGCGGCGAATTCAAGGCTAATGTTGAAGTAAAAGCTCACGCTTTCTCAGCTACAGCTGTAGCTTCTATCGAGAAAGCTGGCGGCAAAGCTACTGTTCTCTAA
- the secY gene encoding preprotein translocase subunit SecY, whose protein sequence is MKKFITTLKNIFSIEDLRVRIINTLLFLGIFRLGSYIVLPGVDANKLEGNTSGIFGLLDTFLGGAFSNASVFGLGIMPYITASIIVQLLTVAVPHFQKLQKDGESGRKKLNQMTRFLTVLVTLGQSVGYVTATIPADAIDPYFGKTLFVASSMITLTAGTIFCMWLGEKITEKGIGNGISMLIMIGIISRLPGAIIKEAASRNMDGALVFVLELVVLFFVVMGVVMLTQATRRIPVQYAKQVIGNKVYGGQRQFIPLKVNSAGVMPIVFAQSLMFIPAIVATAFREESEVAGYIGSTFGDPSSWQYSLTFTVLIIVFTFFYTAISVNPNQIAEDMKRNNGFIPGIKPGEQTSDYIANVIDRITLPGAFFLAAVAILPALVTQLGVSRDFAQFFGGTSLLIMVGVVLDTLQQIESYLLMKHYEGLMESGQFKDNDQNVIVA, encoded by the coding sequence ATGAAAAAGTTTATCACAACGCTTAAAAATATCTTCTCTATTGAAGATCTAAGAGTCAGAATTATCAATACTCTGTTGTTTTTGGGTATCTTCCGTTTGGGTTCGTACATCGTGCTTCCTGGCGTAGATGCTAACAAACTCGAAGGCAATACCTCTGGTATTTTCGGGCTTTTGGACACGTTTTTAGGCGGTGCGTTTAGCAATGCGTCTGTTTTTGGTCTAGGTATTATGCCATATATCACTGCTTCGATTATCGTGCAGTTGCTTACGGTGGCCGTGCCTCATTTCCAAAAACTACAGAAAGACGGTGAGTCTGGTAGAAAAAAACTCAACCAAATGACTCGCTTCCTGACTGTATTAGTAACATTAGGGCAGTCTGTTGGCTACGTTACAGCTACCATCCCTGCCGACGCTATTGACCCTTATTTTGGTAAAACCCTTTTCGTTGCCTCTTCCATGATTACGCTTACAGCAGGTACAATCTTCTGTATGTGGCTTGGAGAAAAAATCACCGAAAAAGGTATTGGTAACGGTATTTCGATGCTAATTATGATTGGTATCATCTCTCGTTTGCCAGGTGCCATCATCAAAGAAGCTGCTTCTCGTAACATGGACGGTGCGTTAGTATTCGTTCTGGAGCTTGTAGTATTGTTCTTTGTGGTAATGGGCGTAGTAATGCTTACGCAAGCTACTCGCAGGATACCTGTTCAGTATGCCAAACAAGTAATTGGTAACAAAGTATATGGTGGCCAACGCCAATTCATTCCTTTGAAGGTAAACTCAGCAGGTGTTATGCCTATCGTTTTCGCTCAATCCTTGATGTTTATTCCTGCGATTGTAGCGACTGCCTTCAGAGAAGAAAGCGAAGTTGCGGGCTACATTGGCTCTACTTTCGGCGATCCTTCGTCTTGGCAGTATAGCCTTACTTTTACCGTCTTGATTATTGTTTTCACATTCTTCTATACGGCTATTTCGGTGAATCCAAACCAAATCGCTGAAGACATGAAACGTAATAACGGCTTTATCCCAGGTATAAAACCAGGAGAACAGACATCCGATTATATTGCTAATGTGATAGACCGAATTACTTTGCCAGGTGCTTTTTTCTTGGCAGCAGTAGCCATCCTTCCTGCATTGGTAACGCAATTGGGCGTGAGCAGAGACTTCGCTCAGTTCTTTGGGGGAACATCTCTTTTGATTATGGTTGGTGTTGTACTTGATACTTTACAACAAATTGAAAGCTATCTACTCATGAAACACTATGAAGGATTGATGGAAAGCGGCCAATTCAAGGACAATGACCAAAACGTAATAGTAGCCTAA
- the map gene encoding type I methionyl aminopeptidase: MSQEKQGIKYKTLEEIELIRLSGDLLGRTQGLVSKTIKSGITTKSLDKLAYEYISDNGAHPSFKGYNGFPYSLCISVNDVVVHGMPSDYEIKDGDIVSVDCGVLLNGFHADSAYTYPVGNVKKETMQLLIDTKASLFLGIEAAQAGNRTGDIGSAVQQFVEAKGYSVVRELVGHGLGRSLHESPEVPNYGKKGKGTMLSEGLVIAIEPMVNLGKKQIFQDRDGWTIRTADRKPSAHFEHTIAIVEGKPQILTTFQYIDEVFQF, from the coding sequence ATGTCGCAAGAAAAGCAAGGTATTAAATACAAAACCTTAGAGGAAATAGAACTGATACGTTTAAGCGGTGATTTGTTAGGCCGCACGCAAGGTTTGGTTTCTAAGACAATAAAATCTGGAATCACGACCAAGTCGCTTGACAAATTAGCTTACGAGTATATTTCGGATAACGGAGCTCATCCTTCTTTTAAAGGTTATAATGGCTTCCCTTATTCACTCTGTATCTCCGTTAATGATGTTGTAGTTCATGGAATGCCCAGCGATTATGAAATCAAGGACGGAGATATAGTTTCTGTAGATTGCGGTGTTTTGCTCAATGGCTTTCATGCCGACAGTGCCTACACTTACCCTGTAGGGAATGTGAAGAAAGAAACAATGCAACTTCTTATTGACACGAAAGCCTCTTTATTTTTAGGAATAGAAGCGGCACAAGCGGGAAACCGTACGGGAGATATAGGAAGTGCAGTACAGCAATTCGTAGAAGCCAAAGGATATTCCGTTGTAAGGGAATTAGTTGGTCACGGATTAGGACGCAGTTTGCACGAGAGTCCAGAAGTTCCCAACTATGGAAAGAAAGGCAAAGGTACTATGTTGAGCGAAGGCTTGGTGATTGCCATTGAGCCGATGGTCAATTTAGGTAAAAAGCAAATATTTCAAGATAGAGATGGCTGGACAATTCGCACGGCAGACCGCAAACCATCAGCTCATTTTGAGCATACGATAGCGATTGTCGAAGGCAAACCACAAATCCTAACCACATTTCAATACATAGACGAAGTATTCCAATTTTGA
- the infA gene encoding translation initiation factor IF-1, which translates to MAKQTSIEQDGTIVEALSNAMFRVELENGHQVIAHISGKMRMNYIKILPGDKIKLEMSPYDLTKGRIVYRYK; encoded by the coding sequence ATGGCAAAACAGACTTCTATCGAACAAGACGGCACTATCGTGGAGGCTCTTTCTAACGCTATGTTTCGAGTAGAGTTAGAAAATGGACACCAAGTAATTGCCCACATTTCTGGCAAGATGCGCATGAACTACATTAAGATTCTGCCTGGCGATAAAATCAAATTAGAGATGTCGCCTTACGATTTAACAAAAGGCAGAATCGTTTACAGATACAAGTAA
- the rpmJ gene encoding 50S ribosomal protein L36 — protein sequence MKVKASIKKRSVDCKVIRRKGKLYVINKKNPRYKQRQG from the coding sequence ATGAAAGTAAAAGCTTCAATTAAAAAACGCAGCGTGGACTGTAAAGTCATCAGACGCAAAGGCAAACTGTACGTTATTAACAAAAAAAATCCTCGCTATAAACAAAGACAAGGATAA
- the rpsM gene encoding 30S ribosomal protein S13, producing the protein MARISGVDIPDNKRGEISLTYIFGIGRSSAKAILAKAGVDANKKVSTWTEDEANAIRAVIGAEYKTEGVLKSEVQMSIKRLMDIGCYRGLRHRKGLPLRGQRTKNNSRTRKGKRKTVANKKKATK; encoded by the coding sequence ATGGCTAGAATTTCAGGAGTAGATATTCCAGATAACAAGCGCGGTGAAATCTCCTTAACCTATATTTTCGGTATAGGCCGCAGCTCTGCAAAGGCTATACTTGCTAAAGCAGGTGTAGATGCAAACAAAAAAGTAAGCACTTGGACTGAAGATGAGGCTAATGCCATTCGTGCTGTCATCGGTGCTGAGTATAAAACGGAAGGTGTGCTTAAATCTGAAGTTCAGATGAGCATCAAACGCCTGATGGACATCGGTTGCTACCGTGGCCTTCGTCACCGTAAAGGTTTGCCTTTGCGTGGACAACGTACTAAAAACAACTCACGTACTCGTAAGGGTAAACGTAAGACAGTAGCCAACAAGAAAAAAGCTACTAAGTAG